One part of the Vidua macroura isolate BioBank_ID:100142 chromosome 14, ASM2450914v1, whole genome shotgun sequence genome encodes these proteins:
- the ATP7A gene encoding copper-transporting ATPase 1 isoform X3, translating into MEAKSVAIGVEGMTCSSCVQSIEQHLGKMNGIHNIKVSLEDKNAVIIYDSKLQTPVTLQEAICDMGFDATLADSNPQPVLPDTIFLTLPAQAALTPRQICATLLSNKGIVDVKVSSDQRTAVVTFIPSITNGRHITQMVPGADLSISVPEVTPGTWEDSSWSQASSAVLRLKVDGMTCHSCTSTIEGKLGKLQGVQRIRVSLDNKEAVVVYQPPLITAEEIKQQIEAAGFTAAFKKQPRPLKLSGIDLERLRNAQPRSSEASQREDSSGTGTKTVVFRVEGMHCNSCVLNIQSTVSALPAVASVVVSLENKSAAISYNPSLISIEKLRKAVENVSPERFRVSLPEEHENLALFPTLASPVKSHPASKDPSQPLTQVVVINIEGMTCSSCVQSIEGVLSQKAGVKSVHVSLPNGTGTIEYDPLQTSPEDLRSSIEDMGFDASFPAKAELPVAKAQPCPEAQLDSHKPEPPSKVPPAHVGRQESKTISKCYVQVTGMTCASCVANIERNLRREDGIHSILVALMAGKAEVRYNPAVIHPAAIAELIRELGFGATVMENCGEGDGILELVVRGMTCASCVHKIESTLMKTNGVLYCSVALATNKAHIKYDPEAIGPRDVIQVIKDLGFTTSLVKKDRSASHLDHKQEIRQWKRSFVVSLVFCVPVMGLMIYMMVMDSQLSHAHAHHNMSSEEMEALHSSMVLEYQLLPGLSVMNFLSFLFCVPVQVFGGWHFYIQASRALRHNTANMDVLVVLATSIAFLYSFIILLVAMAERAKVNPVTFFDTPPMLFVFISLGRWLEHVAKGKTSEALARLISLQATEATIVTLGPDNVLLSEEQVDVELVQRGDIVKVVPGGKFPVDGRVIEGHSMVDESLITGEAMPVTKKPGNTVIAGSINQNGSLLISATHVGADTTLSQIVKLVEEAQTSKAPIQQFADKLSGYFVPFIVAVSVVTLFAWIIIGFVDFEIVEKYFLGYNKSISAAEVIIRFAFQASITVLCIACPCSLGLATPTAVMVGTGVGAQNGILIKGGEPLEMAHKVKVVVFDKTGTITHGTPEVMQVKFLVEGNLLPHHKMLAIVGTAESSSEHPLGAAITKYCKKELNSETLGTCTDFQVVPGCGISCKVTNIEALLYRKNRMVEENNVKNVTLVKIEENTDESVQPALIIDAELPTTVTSQKYSVLIGNREWMTRNGLMVRNEVDKAMMEHERRGRTAVLAAVDGVLCGLIAIADTVKPEAELAVYTLKSMGLEVVLMTGDNSKTARSIASQVGWCPVPGAGAGSSRNGWHHQSVCRGSPLAQSGQSEAAPGRREAGGHGWRWDQRFPSPGHGQRGNCHWHGHGCGHRGS; encoded by the exons ATGGAGGCAAAATCCGTGGCCATCGGCGTGGAGGGGAtgacctgcagctcctgtgtccAGAGCATTGAGCAGCACCTTGGGAAGATGAATGGCATCCACAACATTAAA GTCTCTCTGGAGGACAAGAACGCCGTCATCATCTACGACTCCAAGCTGCAAACCCCAGTGACTCTGCAGGAAGCCATCTGTGACATGGGATTTGATGCTACCCTGGCTGATTCAAACCCACAACCTGTTCTACCTGACACAATTTTCCtcaccctccctgcccaggcagcccTAACGCCCAGGCAGATCTGTGCCACGCTGCTGAGCAACAAAGGGATCGTGGATGTGAAAGTGTCCTCTGATCAAAGAACTGCAGTGGTGACTTTCATCCCTTCCATCACCAATGGCAGGCACATTACCCAGATGGTCCCAGGAGCAGATTTGAGCATCTCTGTGCCAGAGGTAACACCTGGAACGTGGGAAGATTCCAGCTGGTCCCAGGCGAGCAGCGCTGTGCTGCGCCTGAAAGTCGATGGGATGACCTGTCACTCCTGCACCAGCACCATCGAGGGGAAGCTTGGCAAGCTGCAGGGAGTTCAGAGGATTAGAG TGTCCCTGGACAATAAGGAAGCTGTTGTTGTCTACCAGCCTCCTCTAatcacagcagaagaaataaaacagcaaattgAAGCTGCGGGTTTCACAGCAGCCTTCAAAAAGCAACCTAGACCCCTGAAGCTCAGTGGGATTGACCTGGAGAGGCTGAGAAATGCTCAGCCCAGAAGCTCTGAGGCATCACAGAGAGAAGACTCCAGTGGGACTGGCACAAAGACAGTTGTGTTCAGAGTTGAGGGGATGCACTGCAATTCCTGTGTCCTCAACATCCAGAGCACCGTGTCGGCGCTGCCGGCAGTGGCGAGCGTCGTGGTTTCTTTAGAGAACAAATCTGCTGCTATAAGCTACAACCCAAGCTTAATTAGCATAGAGAAGCTGAGGAAAGCTGTGGAGAATGTGTCTCCAGAGAGGTTCAGGGTCAGCCTTCCTGAGGAGCATGAGAACCTGGCACTTTTCCCCACGCTGGCATCTCCAGTGAAATCTCATCCTGCTTCCAAGGATCCCAGCCAGCCCCTCACTCAGGTTGTTGTGATCAATATTGAGGGCATGACTTGCAGCTCCTGTGTGCAGTCCATCGAGGGAGTGCTGTCCCAGAAGGCAGGTGTGAAATCTGTTCATGTCTCTCTCCCAAATGGAACTGGAACTATAGAATATGACCCACTGCAAACAAGCCCCGAGGACTTGAGGTCCTCAATAGAGGATATGGGATTTGATGCATCTTTTCCAG CAAAGGCAGAGCTCCCTGTGGCCaaagctcagccctgccctgaaGCACAGCTGGACTCTCACAAGCCTGAGCCACCCTCCAAAGTGCCACCAGCCCACGttggcaggcaggagagcaagACCATCTCCAAGTGCTACGTGCAGGTCACAGGAATGACGTGTGCCTCGTGTGTGGCCAACATCGAGAGGAATCTGAGAAGGGAGGATG GAATCCACTCGATCCTTGTTGCCCTCAtggcagggaaggcagaagTGAGGTACAACCCTGCTGTCATTCACCCTGCAGCTATTGCAGAGCTCATTCGGGAGCTGGGCTTCGGAGCCACCGTGATGGAAAACTGCGGGGAAGGAGATGGCATTCTGGAACTTGTT gtGAGAGGGATGACCTGTGCCTCCTGTGTGCACAAGATAGAATCCACCCTCATGAAGACCAATGGTGTCTTGTACTGCTCCGTAGCTCTTGCGACCAACAAAGCCCACATCAAATATGACCCTGAGGCCATTGGTCCTCGAGATGTCATACAAGTGATAAAG gATTTAGGTTTTACTACTTCCTTAGTCAAAAAGGATAGATCTGCCAGTCATCTGGATCACAAACAGGAGATCAGGCA gTGGAAAAGATCTTTTGTGGTGAGCCTGGTTTTCTGTGTCCCTGTGATGGGGCTGATGATTTACATGATGGTGATGGACAGCCAGCTCTCGCATGCTCACGCACATCACAACATGAGCAGTGAGGAGATGGAGGCCCTCCACTCCTCCATGGTCCTGGAAtaccagctcctgccaggactGTCAGTCATGAATTTCCTGTCGTTTTTattctgtgtccctgtgcag GTGTTCGGGGGGTGGCACTTCTACATCCAGGCCTCCCGAGCACTGAGGCACAACACGGCCAACATGGACGTGCTCGTGGTGCTGGCAACATCCATTGCCTTCCTCTACTCCTTCATCATCCTCCTGGTGGCAATGGCTGAGAGGGCCAAAGTGAACCCTGTCACCTTCTTCGACACGCCCCCGATGCTGTTCGTGTTCATCTCGCTGGGCCGCTGGCTGGAGCACGTGGCAAAG GGTAAAACCTCAGAAGCACTGGCAAGACTAATTTCATTACAAGCTACTGAAGCTACTATTGTTACCTTGGGCCCTGATAACGTTCTTTTAAG TGAGGAGCAAGTGGATGTGGAGCTGGTTCAGCGAGGGGACATTGTCAAAGTGGTCCCAGGAGGCAAATTCCCAGTGGATGGCCGTGTCATTGAAGGACACTCCATGGTGGACGAGTCTCTCATCACAG GTGAGGCCATGCCTGTGACCAAAAAGCCTGGCAATACAGTTATTGCAGGCTCCATCAATCAGAACGGGTCCCTTCTCATCTCGGCCACCCACGTGGGAGCTGACACCACTCTGTCCCAGATTGTGAAACTCGTGGAGGAGGCCCAGACCTCTAAG GCTCCCATCCAGCAATTTGCAGACAAACTTAGTGGCTACTTCGTTCCTTTTATTGTGGCTGTTTCTGTGGTTACCCTTTTTGCCTGGATTATAATTGGATTTGTGGATTTTGAAATAGTGGAAAAATACTTTCTG GGCTACAACAAGagcatttcagcagcagaggtgaTCATCCGCTTCGCCTTCCAGGCCTCCATCACCGTGCTGTGCATcgcctgtccctgctccctgggccTGGCCACCCCCACCGCCGTCATGGTGGGCACCGGCGTGGGGGCCCAGAACGGCATCCTCATCAAGGGCGGGGAGCCCCTGGAGATGGCACACAAG gTGAAGGTGGTTGTGTTTGACAAAACAGGGACCATCACCCACGGCACTCCAGAGGTGATGCAGGTGAAGTTCCTGGTGGAGGGGAACCTCCTGCCTCATCACAAAATGCTGGCGATTGTGGGGACAGCGGAGAGCAGCAGCGAGCACCCCCTGGGAGCAGCAATCACAAAGTACTGCAAAAAG GAGCTGAACTCGGAAACCCTTGGGACATGTACAGATTTTCAGGTAGTTCCAGGCTGTGGCATTAGTTGCAAAGTCACCAATATTGAAGCATTACTctacaggaaaaacagaatggttgaagaaaacaatgttaaaaatgTGACACTTGTGAAAATTGAGGAGAATACAGACGAATCAGTGCAGCCTGCTTTGATCATTGATGCTGAACTACCAA ctACTGTGACCTCTCAGAAATACTCAGTTCTCATCGGGAACAGGGAATGGATGACCAGGAATGGCCTCATGGTGAGAAATGAGGTGGACAAAGCCATGATGGAACACGAGCGGAGAGGCCGCACggctgtcctggcagctgtggatG gaGTGCTCTGTGGCTTGATAGCTATTGCAGATACAGTGAAGCcagaggctgagctggcagTGTACACTTTGAAGAGCATGGGGTTAGAAGTTGTCCTCATGACTGGCGACAACAGCAAAACAGCCCGGTCCATCGCCTCCCAGGTGGGCTGGTGtcctgtgcctggggctggagctggttCCAGCAGGAATG GTTGGCATCACCAAAGTGTTTGCAGAGGTTCTCCCCTCGCACAAAGTGGCCAAAGTGAAGCAGCTCCAGGACGAAGGGAAGCGGGTGGCCATGGTTGGAGATGGGATCAACGattccccagccctggccatggCCAGCGTGGGAATTGCCATTGGCACGGGCACGGATGTGGCCATCGAGGCAGCTGA